Below is a genomic region from Dioscorea cayenensis subsp. rotundata cultivar TDr96_F1 chromosome 14, TDr96_F1_v2_PseudoChromosome.rev07_lg8_w22 25.fasta, whole genome shotgun sequence.
aaattgttttaaacaaCATATATGGAGGTTTGTGTCTTAATAATGTTCCGCCAACCCAATAAGAAGATGGCTCACTATCATAACTGATATGAATCGAAGAAAAGTAGATATTGTGGTCAAACAAGGGGATTTGATTTGACTTTAACGTCTAACTTGCACTTATTTCTACAACTTGCCAAAAGAATTAGGTGTTTCTTCCAATCTTATGtccatataataaaataaaatcatatctaGACATATTTGTATAGAATTTGTTGAGAGGTGTTGTCATATAACCCACAAAATCTTTTGCTACGTAAaccattaaattttttgttcATGTAATTGTTATTTACTACCCACTTATAGACAGAGTCAGAGTATtagtataaattattatattataatttagttttttttaaaccgGAATTCATCACCTccctcttataaaaaaatattatttgaagcCATTATTTGTTATTCTCATTTAGATATTAAGTAAAAAAGATTAACTAAGCAAGTAATAATTGAacgatctctctctctcactctgtTGTTTCTCTATTCCTGCAGATCAGTGTaccatcaaaaattatttttcctttcaaaacattgaaatgaaatcattttcattattcaataaataatataacatattccaGAAATATATTTCTCAACCTTTCACATCTTGCAAATATACTTCTCATATTGAAAacgatttacaaaaaaaatgacatgaacaaattttttttcaaaatttatactatCTTTGTAATCTTccttttagatatgattaaCCCGCAGCGTTAGCGCCGGTACATAaatctagatatatatatatatatatatactcattaaATAAAGGGTATAGCATGATGTAATCCATTAAAAATCCAACGGTTGAGGATCATCATTTTCTGAATTTGAATTTATGAATGCACGAGAAACACATGCtcgtatatatatagaaaagggTTTTTGTGGACGTACACGGACATTTACAGACAGCAACAGCAATTGAGTAGGAAAAAAATACTGTTCATCCCACTTTTTTACTGtacattatttataaacacagtATTATTGTTCACTGAATAGTGCAAAACAGTTGAATTGAAATCCAATGGCCCAGAAACAACGTTCACAGATTATGAATTTGTGAACGTGCGTAGAGGAtcgatgcatatatatatactttctctgtttttcttagtttttaactttatctaattcacactgattaaataaaattagttaaaaataattgattatttatattttataaaaaaatttattacttcTCAAAACTATTCCTATTTAAAACTCCATTAGtagagtatataatttaatgcttagttgattgtaatttattgaaaattatataagtataataaattaaagagtaaatttagaaagaattatttaatactgtataaagtttttaatgtggcaagtaaaaaagaacataGAAGAGTTTCAAAAtgtaacaactaaaaaaaacagataaaatatatatatatatatatatatataatagacaCTTGCATTTAAATTTTGGTTCAATGATTATGTTTGCATCACTATATAAATACTATTTATCAcactaaatattataaataaaatattatttatcataccaaacacaataaataaaacaaataatacttTATAGCCATTGAATTTGAATCCAACGTCATATCTTTGAATTTCTTTGTCCTTAGATTTCGTATATAAATTTGTGCACGTAAATGACCcactctcatatatatatatatatatatatataaatataatatcagAGTTTTACAGGGGTGTAAATgtgaaaaggaagaaaaatagaaggcaAGTTTGCCACGTTTATGTCATCCTAACACTGCAAGCAAAGTAAAAGGAAGGAAGAAAGGTGGAAGCTTTGAGCGAGCAATCCAATCTTGATCCCCAACCATGTCGTCTCCCAGCAAGCGCCGTGAGATGGACCTCATGAAGCTGTAGATTCTCTTCAGATCTTCtccttttttgtgtttttttcagTGATTCTTTTGGTTTTCTGGTTTGATTTTTATGGGGGTTTTCTTTTCGTAGAATGATGAGTGATTACAAGGTGGAGATGATCAATGATGGAATGCAAGAgttctttgttgattttcatGGTCCCAATGACAGTATGTTACTCtttatcctctctctctctctctctctctctcttggtttcctttttgattttgCAATGCATGGAGTTTATTGGAAgtgattttgtgttttttctcttttgggtGATTTGTATGGTTTGTTTCTGTTTCtggatcatttttttataagaaagttTGGATctttgttagatttttatatcAGAGTTAtgaaaacttgatttttttatgtgatttttctcttgtttggattagggatttggatttaattttggtgattttttatttgttttgttgtggGATTATTTGATAGGTTTGTATCAAGGGGGAGTTTGGAGGGTGAAAGTTGAACTCCCTGATGCTTATCCTTACAAGTCTCCATCCATTGGTTTTGTCAATAAGATGTATCATCCTAATGTTGATGAAATGTGAGCTTTTGATGTAATAGATCTCACATTATTTCACTGATTAGAGTAAGATTTTAGAACAATGATGATGTTTGTGGATTTCAGGTCTGGTTCTGTTTGCTTGGATGTTATCAATCAAACTTGGAGCCCTATGTTTGGTGAGATATTGTTTATCAAACCCTGTTTAGCATTATATTTATTGGTT
It encodes:
- the LOC120275257 gene encoding ubiquitin-conjugating enzyme E2-23 kDa-like, with the translated sequence MSSPSKRREMDLMKLMMSDYKVEMINDGMQEFFVDFHGPNDSLYQGGVWRVKVELPDAYPYKSPSIGFVNKMYHPNVDEMSGSVCLDVINQTWSPMFDLVNVFEVFLPQLLLYPNPSDPLNGEAAALMMRDRPIYEQRVKEYCEKYAKPEDIGAPSEEKSSDDEELSDAEYDSGDDAVVGKADL